The sequence below is a genomic window from Acidimicrobiales bacterium.
CCGGATCCATCGGAACTGCGATCCGACCAAGAGGCGTGCGTCGAGGCGCTCGTAGGCAACGGGCACGGCGTAGCGTCGCCCGGTCGTCCTCCCGGTGACGTAGACCGTGACCAGTCGCCGCCCGAGCGCGCGACAGAGGACCGGGGTGCACAGGAACGCGCGCACCAGATGGTTCACCAGGCCCTGGAAGCGAAGGGTCCGCGCCGCGGGCTCGGGGCGCCCGCCCTCCCTGGCGCTCGCCGGTGGCGGTGGCGATGGCGATGGCGGTGAGGTTGTCCGCATCACGATGCCTGGCCGACGGGTTCGGCTTGCGCGACCCAGCGGCCGACCCACTCGCCGGTGATCTGCCGGGTGACCGCGTTGATGCGGTTGAAGGCGTTGATCGCCGCGATGGCCAGCACGAGACCGGCCAGCTGCGAGTCGTCGTAGTGGCGGGTCGCCTCCTCCCACAACTCGTCGGAGATGGCGTCCGGACGGTCTGCGAGGCGCGTCGCGGCCTCGGTCAGCGCGAGGGCAGCTCGCTCGGCGTCGCTGAAGTAGGGGG
It includes:
- a CDS encoding carboxymuconolactone decarboxylase family protein; translation: MQPRIENPAVTVPGALTALQDLGAAVRGSGVPASTLSLIEARASQINGCSVCLDMHSRELRAAGEPEVRVVMVGAWREAPYFSDAERAALALTEAATRLADRPDAISDELWEEATRHYDDSQLAGLVLAIAAINAFNRINAVTRQITGEWVGRWVAQAEPVGQAS